One part of the Sorangiineae bacterium MSr11954 genome encodes these proteins:
- a CDS encoding DUF5682 family protein: MTARLHVVGVRHHSPACARLVDWTIRREKPRFVLIEGPSDMNERLDELLLEHQLPMALFTYRRGPEGSSGTWSPFCDYSPEWIALRAAREVGATALFVDLPAWHAAFDGEENRYSDRHVRDSERLHELCAELGFEDTDALWDHLFEQPSDDIDALASRLAEYFAMLRGDEPGGPRDDPREDFMARFVAWAMAESGVGGGGEGTGGEGRDRSGGRESGEGRESGEGRESGDGRERGEGGEGREGAGGEGCESGDGREGAGGEGCESGDGREGAGGEGCESGDGREGAGGEGCESGDGREGAGGEGRESGDGRERREGGVVLVCGGYHKPAIERAWSRVPAERPMVAPPEGVRVGSYLVPFSFRRLDSFAGYASGMPSPAFYQTVWREGHARAGEAMMFEAIRHLRERKQRVSPADAIAAATLARGLAALRGHRAPARVDVLDGLAGALVKDALEAPLPWTRRGVLLPRTDPLLVEIVAAFSGQKVGALAPGTPQPPLVRDAFEELARASIVPTRDVQRLRVQLAGASSEPPKGALQSAVLHRLRVLGIPGFTFVRGPSLARTRTDLSEEWTVARRLETDPALIEAALYGATLEGAAIAKLEEQSRGAAGVMELAAVLVDAALARLEAFTRRGLLDMARVVAAEPSFAELGGALAKLLALRRGDFVLGARGMADLDGVLEACFERGLWLFEGIQGASAPLDDAHVGAVRALRDTLRRGRGELALDPARAYGVCERRARDPEAPPALRGAALGFLWSVRGDDDIGEDDEASALAILRSAARPAAMGDFLGGLFALAREQVVRARRLVHAIDAALEGLSREDFLIALPALRQAFAYFPPRERLSIAEAIARRDGGKADPMALLGANIDVAAVQRAATLERAASELAARFGLNDVHDARDVRDTGDTGDMRDTRDGDPA; this comes from the coding sequence ATGACCGCGCGGCTCCACGTGGTGGGGGTGCGGCATCATAGCCCCGCCTGCGCGCGGCTGGTGGATTGGACCATTCGGCGCGAGAAGCCTCGCTTCGTGCTCATCGAGGGTCCCAGTGATATGAACGAGCGCCTGGACGAATTGTTGCTCGAGCATCAATTGCCGATGGCGCTCTTCACGTACCGGCGCGGTCCGGAGGGATCGAGCGGCACATGGTCGCCCTTTTGCGACTATTCGCCCGAGTGGATCGCGCTGCGCGCCGCGCGCGAGGTGGGCGCCACCGCGCTCTTCGTCGATCTGCCCGCGTGGCACGCGGCGTTCGACGGCGAGGAGAACCGTTATTCGGATCGCCACGTGCGCGACAGCGAGCGGCTCCACGAGCTGTGCGCGGAGCTCGGCTTCGAGGACACGGACGCGCTCTGGGACCATCTGTTCGAGCAGCCTTCGGACGACATCGATGCGTTGGCTTCGCGCCTCGCCGAGTACTTCGCCATGCTGCGCGGGGACGAGCCCGGCGGGCCGCGCGACGATCCGCGGGAGGACTTCATGGCCCGCTTCGTGGCGTGGGCTATGGCCGAAAGTGGCGTGGGCGGCGGCGGTGAGGGCACTGGTGGCGAGGGCCGCGATAGGAGCGGGGGCCGCGAGAGCGGCGAGGGCCGCGAGAGCGGCGAGGGCCGCGAGAGCGGTGATGGCCGCGAGAGGGGCGAAGGCGGCGAGGGCCGCGAGGGCGCCGGCGGTGAGGGCTGCGAGAGCGGTGATGGCCGCGAGGGCGCCGGCGGTGAGGGCTGCGAGAGCGGTGATGGCCGCGAGGGCGCCGGCGGTGAGGGCTGCGAGAGCGGTGATGGCCGCGAGGGCGCCGGCGGTGAGGGCTGCGAGAGCGGTGATGGTCGCGAGGGCGCCGGCGGCGAGGGCCGCGAGAGCGGTGATGGCCGCGAGAGGCGCGAGGGCGGTGTGGTGCTCGTGTGCGGCGGGTACCACAAACCCGCCATCGAGCGCGCGTGGTCGCGGGTGCCGGCGGAGCGCCCGATGGTCGCGCCGCCCGAAGGGGTGCGGGTGGGGAGCTACCTCGTTCCATTTTCGTTCCGGCGCTTGGATAGCTTCGCCGGCTATGCGTCGGGGATGCCCTCGCCCGCGTTTTATCAGACCGTTTGGCGCGAAGGGCACGCGCGCGCGGGCGAGGCGATGATGTTCGAGGCCATTCGCCATTTGCGCGAGCGCAAGCAGCGCGTCTCGCCCGCCGATGCCATCGCCGCGGCGACCCTCGCCCGAGGTCTCGCGGCGCTGCGCGGTCACCGAGCGCCCGCGCGGGTGGACGTGCTCGATGGCCTGGCCGGCGCGCTGGTGAAGGACGCGCTCGAGGCGCCGCTTCCATGGACCCGCCGCGGGGTGCTCTTGCCGCGCACCGATCCGCTGCTGGTGGAGATCGTGGCGGCGTTTTCGGGGCAGAAGGTGGGGGCGCTCGCGCCGGGCACACCGCAGCCGCCGCTGGTGCGCGACGCGTTCGAGGAGCTCGCGCGGGCCAGCATCGTTCCCACGCGGGATGTGCAGCGGCTGCGCGTGCAGCTCGCGGGCGCGTCGTCCGAGCCCCCGAAGGGCGCTCTGCAAAGCGCCGTGCTGCACCGGCTGCGCGTGCTCGGCATCCCGGGGTTCACCTTCGTGCGCGGTCCCTCGCTGGCGCGCACGCGAACGGATCTGTCCGAGGAGTGGACGGTGGCGCGCCGCCTGGAGACCGATCCGGCGTTGATCGAGGCCGCCCTGTACGGCGCGACCTTGGAGGGCGCGGCCATCGCCAAGCTGGAGGAGCAAAGCCGCGGCGCCGCGGGCGTGATGGAGCTCGCCGCGGTGCTCGTCGATGCGGCGCTCGCCCGCCTCGAGGCGTTCACGCGGCGAGGGCTTTTGGACATGGCGCGGGTGGTGGCCGCCGAGCCCTCGTTCGCGGAGCTGGGCGGCGCGCTCGCCAAGCTCCTCGCCTTGCGCCGCGGCGATTTCGTGCTCGGCGCCCGCGGCATGGCCGACTTGGACGGCGTCCTGGAGGCGTGCTTCGAACGCGGGCTCTGGCTCTTCGAGGGCATCCAGGGCGCGTCCGCCCCCCTCGACGACGCTCACGTCGGCGCGGTGCGCGCGCTGCGCGATACGCTGCGGAGGGGCAGGGGCGAGCTCGCCCTCGATCCGGCGCGCGCATACGGCGTATGCGAGCGCCGCGCGCGCGATCCCGAGGCGCCGCCTGCGCTTCGCGGCGCGGCGCTGGGGTTTCTCTGGTCGGTACGCGGGGACGACGACATCGGCGAGGACGACGAGGCCTCCGCGCTCGCCATCCTGCGCTCCGCCGCGCGCCCCGCCGCCATGGGCGACTTTCTGGGCGGGCTCTTTGCGCTCGCGCGCGAGCAGGTGGTGCGCGCGCGGCGCCTGGTGCACGCGATCGACGCGGCGCTCGAGGGGCTCTCGCGCGAGGACTTCCTGATCGCGCTCCCCGCGCTGCGCCAGGCGTTCGCATATTTTCCTCCGCGCGAGCGGCTCTCCATCGCCGAGGCCATCGCCCGGCGCGACGGAGGCAAAGCCGATCCCATGGCCTTGCTCGGCGCCAACATCGACGTGGCGGCCGTGCAGCGCGCCGCCACGCTCGAGCGTGCCGCCTCGGAGCTCGCAGCACGCTTCGGTCTCAACGATGTACACGACGCACGCGACGTTCGCGATACAGGCGATACAGGCGATATGCGCGA